In Haliscomenobacter hydrossis DSM 1100, the DNA window CTCCGAGCTATCCCGGCTTGACTTCACGCTATGTAAGTCATAAGTTCCGAGTACAACTCAATGATGAACAGTTTAAACCAGAGGGTTATATGGAATCGCAGGCGAATATGACTACCTATTTTCTATGGGAAAAATTGTAGCGATATAATAACGCCCTATCTTTATTTCAAAGCGAGTGACACGTTCAAACCAACCATGACCCTCTCCGAGGCCAGCACCTTAATCAACAATAGACTTGAGGCGAGTATCAAGCAATTGATAATTTTCTTTTTTTGAGTGCCGAGTTCCGAATACATGAAAACATGAGTTTTGAAGTGAGCTACCGCAGCAGCTTAGACAAAGGTAGTGTCTAAGTCGCTGCGGTAGCTCCCTTCAAAACTCAAAACTCATGTACTCGGAACTCGTAACTCGAAAGAGCCTTATGCCAAAATCAATAGGCATTACTTCAATTGCCTGATAATCAAATCGCCTGAAGTCTAATGGACCCCTCAACTCAAATCCAAGTCCCTCAACTTCGGAGCCTTCCACCAGGTTACTCCCACCACCAGCATCGTCATACTCCCGCCAAAAATGACTGAAGGAACGATTCCCAGCAGTTTGGCCGCCAGACCCGACTCAAAGGCCCCCAATTCGTTCGAAGAGCCTACGAACAGGGAGTTCACCGCCGATACCCTCCCCCGCATTTCATTGGGCGTGAACAACTGCACAATCGTGCTGCGAATCACCATACTGATGTTGTCAAAAAAGCCAGTACCGGCCAACATCAACAAGGAAAACCAAAAGCTCCTGGACACCGCAAACAAGATGGTACAGATTCCATATCCCGCCACGGCAACCAGCAACCAGCGCCCGGCGTTTTCACGAGGCGGTCGATAAGCCAAGACCCAGGCCATGATGAATGCACCCACCGCCGGAGCAGCACGCAAGGCACCAAAACCTTCTGGCCCAACGTCGAGCACGTCTTTGGCAAAAGCCGGCAACAAGGCTACTGCGCCGCCGAATAGTACGGCAAACATATCGAGCGCCAGGCTACTCAGCACGACCTGGTTGTTGAATACAAACCTTAAACCCGTGCGCACACTGGCCAGGAAACCCTCCCGGGGCAAGGTAGGTTCACCCTCTGCTTTGGCCACATGTTTGCTGGCAATACGCAAAATAAACCACAAACCCATGCTGGCCAGTACCGCCGTAAAAGCATAACTGGGCCAGGCATTTTTGCTAAAAGCACACAACAAACCACCTACCGCAGGGCCACCAATGGAGGAAAGATGCCAAGTCATGGTATTCCAGGTCGCCGCATTGGTGTACAGTTGTGGGGGGATGAGTTGGGCGGCAAAAGCGGTTTGGGCGGGGCTCAAAAAACCTCGAATCAATCCCGTAAGTCCAATTATGATAAAAATAGGTAAAGCCCCATACCATTCAAACACCTGGGGATAACGATGGGTGAGCAAATATAGGCCCGCTGCACAAATGGCGTACAAGACCACACAGGTAAACATGATCGTACGTCGATCAAAGATATCGGCCACATAACCTCCAATCAGGGTGACGACCAAAAAAGGCAAAAACTCGGCCAAACCAATCAGTCCCAGCGAAAAGGGGTCTTGCGTAATTTCGTATACTTGCCAGCCTACCGTAGTCCCCAGGATGTTGATCCCAAAGGTGATCAGGGCACGTGCCAGGAGGTAGTTCCGAAAATCGGGAATTTTGAGTACGTCGTATGCGCTGTCTTGTTTGGTTTGCGCCATGAGGGTCTGGATTGTGGTGTCAAAGGTAAAAACATAGGCAACAAATGCCAAGACAATGTTCTGGCGGGCAACCACGATGTTCTGGTGGGCAACCACGTAGGGTTGCCCCTACGCCACACCCAAACTCTATTTCGTCCAGTACTTGGGTTTGATTTTTGTCCGGAACAAACTCTCCCGACAAGGTTCGCAAGCTAAAGGATTGGCATTCTGTGGAATGGGGTCACAAGAAGCCACAGCAGGTTTGGTTGTTGACTGCGTCCGGTTGATGAAAAAGCCATTTTCATGCACATCCGACACTTCAAAAAAACCATAGACCGGCTCTTCAGGGTCACTGATACACTTCACATTGCCCCGTACTGCCGCAGGTGCATTATCAAAAAGGCTACCATTACTGGCCGAAAGTTGATCCACCGTACGCCAGTAGTCAAAGGCGGACTGAGAAATCGACCGCTGCTGGATTTCGATGTAATAATCCTTAGGGCAATAAGGAATGTTCACAATGGGGTGGCGGGTAAGGTTTTTCCCATTGATGAGTGCATCCGACATGACGTTGGTACAATTGATAAAACAACGCTCGATGTCCCAGCAAGGCAATTCACAACAAGTGAGTCCAACCAAGGTACGAGTGCGGCTCCCATACGGAAGGCCATCGTAGGCAGAGCAAAAGGACAAGGGTTCAAAGTGCAACCAAGACCAGCGGTAATAATCGCCCTTACTCGCGGGATCTTCGACATCCAGCAAGACCGAAAAACTGGTCAGTGCTGGTCCCAACAAGGGGTCATCAGTGATCACTTCTTCGGTGTATAATTTTTTGATGGGGGGTACGTCCCTGACCGTTTCAGGCAAAGATTCGTATTTCCGATTATCAGTAGTCAATATGTGCAATACATAAGTTTTACCCACTTCCCCTACATAATCGCGATTTACGGGTTGATACCAGCCAAGGTTGTTGACAATTTCAGAAAATTCCTGCCGTTGTCCCTGGTTGTCAACGACCCATACCTGCGCTTTGCTAATGGGCCGGTTGTAGGCTTTGTTTGTAAATGGAGACGCTCTGAGTATACGAACCTCTTGTAATCCAGGTAGCGTAGTCAGGCTGGCCGAAATCACAATACCCTCAACCTCTTCAGGCACATCAGCCGTAAAAGGGCTGATACAAGTGCACAAGCCAAGGCCTAAAACAATGACCAAAAAAAGTGAATACCATTTCATAACCCAGATTAAAATTTGAAGTTGTAGGTAATTGAAGGGAAAGCAGCACCAAAAACTGCCAGTTTATAGGCGTTGGTTTGCAAGCGTGGATTCAAATCAAAATAGACCGAATAGGCATTGTTGCGGCTGTACAGATTGTACACGGAAATAACCCAGGAACCTTGCCATTTGCGCGCCCGACTCGGATTGGGTTCGATGATCAAAGCCAAATCCAGTCGATGGTAATTGGGTATCCGCTGCAAATTTCGGTTGGGGAAAATTGGAACCGTATTCCCACTTGCCACAAAACTGCCAATAGGGTAAGTAGCCGGACGCCCCGTACTCAGGGTAAAATTACCCGACAAGGTCACATTGATGGCCGTCCGGTAATTCACCATCAGGTTGAAAGTGTGGGGTTTGTCGTAATTGGCCGGATACCAGGCACCGGTATAATTGTGGATCAACTCGTACTTGGGATCGATTTTGACCTGGGTGCGCGCATACGTGTAGGTCAGCCACCCGGTCATGAAGCCGGTGTTTTTGCGTGCCATCAGCTCGAGCCCATATGCTCTGCCTTTACCCTGAATAATTTCTTGCTCCAGGTTGGATGAAAAGATCAAATCGGCCAGATCCCGGTAATCCGGAAACTGTTGGGATTTGCGGTAATACAGCTCCGCAGAGGTTTCCCATTTGTTTTCCTCCAGGTTTTTAAAAATACCCACCGACACCTGATCCGCAATTTGAGGCTGAATGTTGACATCACTGGTTCCCCAACGCGCCGTGGGAAGTGCCGCCGTGGTATTCGAAATCAATTGTACATACTGACGCATGCGGTTGTAACTCGCTTTGAGCGAGGTATTGTCGTCCAAACTGTACCGCAGGGATACCCGAGGTTCAAAACCGGAGTAAGATTTGGCCACTTCGCCGCGGTCAAAGAATTGGTTCTCTTCCACGTTTTCCAAACGCCGAACCGCCTCCGGCGCATAGAGGTACACACTATCCGGGCCAAGACGCTGGAAAAAGGAATACCGCAACCCGGTCAACATCGAAAACCTGGGGCTGAATTTCCATTCATTTTCCAGGTACGCTGCCGATTCACGCGCAAATTCGGAAGCAATGTTGACGGGCAATATATTGGAGAATGGCCCGGGCAACAGTTGATTGGGGTCGATTTGGTAGTGGTTACTTTCAAGTCCAAAAGAAAGGTTGTTTTTCTCCCCGGAGTGAACATAACGCGCCTTGAGGCTACGTAGCCGAATGCCTGAATTCAGTTCAAAAGCAATGCTGGAATCGGGTACACTGGTATTGGCTTTGTACACACTTTGAATGGCGGCGAGTGTCAGCGAAGCATTGGTGCCCACAAACCAGTTGAAGCGCAGGGTTTGGTTGTAGGTGCGGTATTTGTAAGTACTGGAAGTAGCATTTACATTCACGGTGTTCAGCGAATCCGAAGGCAATTTAAAAGCATCAAAGCTGTAATAAGAGGTATAGGAAAGCCGCGTTTTTTCGCTGGGTTTGAATAGAATTTTGCCCGTAAGGTCATAAAAATTGGCCACGGTTCCTCGAATAGACTCCGGGCCGAGTTTGAACAAAAAATCGTTAAACGAACCCCGGGTCGAAATCAAGACTGCCAGGCGGTCTTTGATCAAAGGCATTTCCAGACCCAAACGACTAGACACCAGGCCAACGCCGCCGTAAAAGCTGCTTTTTTCCAAATCCGGGTCTTTAAGTTTCACATCCAACACCGCCGTTGTTCGCCCACCGTATTCAGCAGAAATCCCTCCCCTTGAAAGAGAAACATCCCGAACTGCGTCGGGATTGAAGATGGAAAAAAAGCCAAACAAATGGGAGCTGTTAAAAACCGGGGCGTCATCCATCAATACCAGGTTTTGGTCGATGCTTCCCCCCCGAATGTTGATGCCCGTAGACCCTTCTCCTACCGTACTCACACCTGGTAACATCTGTAAACTCCGCACTACATCTATTTCTCCCATAAATGCCGGGATTTTGCGGATGCTGCGGATGCTGAGTTTGGCTACTCCGGTTTCGGTACTCCTGATGTTTTCTTCGGGCTTGCTGCTGATGACCGTAACTTCTTCCAGAAACTGCGCGTCGACGCTCATCGGGATATCCAGAATCAGGTTCTTGCTGATGTCCAGTTTGATAACTTTGGCTTTGTATCCCAAATAACTGACCCTTAAGGTAAATTGGCCCGCCGGAGTGCTTAGCCCGTAAAATCCTTTTTTGTCTGTGTATGTACCGGTCCTGCTTTCGAGTAAAAAAACGGCTGCACCTCCAATGGGTTCCTGAGAAACAGAATCTATGACCGTACCGTAAAAGGTATAATTTTGTGCCTTACCCGTTACTTGGGCCTGAATTTCAGAAAAAATAAATCCACCAAAACAGAGTATGGTCAGGAATAGCAATTTGCGGCTCATGTAAGTAGTTGTGATCGATGTTGCGTCAAAATAGAGACTAATCCCCGAATGACCAAACCCATCCTCTGCTGTGTCGGTAAAAAAGCAAAAGTGATCGACAAAAAGGCAATAACCAGTGTCCGGTTTCGTTTAAGAACCTTATGGAAAAAAATTTGCGCTGTGCTGTAACTTTTGGCCAGGTAATGCATTATGTAAAGAATACCCGGAAGAGCATTGGGTGGGAGCGATTAGGTTAAATAAAAATTAAACTCCTTGCTGTTTACAACCTCGACACCCTTTTTTGTTTTTTAATTCCATGAATACCAAAAAAATAAATCACTATGCGATGGAGTGGTAAAACGCTATTGGCGTTGGTGGCAATGCTCGCAGTACCTTATTTTTGGTCAAAAAAAGAAGTTTCGGAAGTAAAGCGTGAGCTCAAATACCTTCCTGAAAATCTTGAGAACCCGCACACACGGGATCTGGTCAACAGTTTTGATCAGTTTTTCAAATCAGCCATGCAGGGTTCTCGTACCCCTGGCGCTGCGGTGGTCATCATCAAAGATACCTCAATCCTCTATATGCGGGGATTTGGGGTAAAAAATGCGCGGGTAGGTGATTCGGTAGACGTCAACACCGTATTCAGAATTGGTTCTTTGTCCAAAGGTTTTGCGGGTGTGCTGAGTGGCATGCTGGTGGAAGATGGGCATTTTGCCTGGAACGATCCGGTCAAAAAATACTACCCTGACTTTAGATTATCCACGCAGGAACATACTGATCAGGCCACCATCACCAATTTATTGTCGCACACCACGGGCATGCCCTATCATACTTATTCCGATTTGGTAGAAGGGGGTTGGACCTTGCGTAATATTTCCGCAAAGCTCCATCGCGTACGCCCAGCTGCCCCCGTGGGTAAGATGTACAATTACCAGAATGCCGTGTTCAGCTTGATTGAAGAAGTGATAAAATCGTCAACGCATCAAAATTACCAGGACTTGGTGCGCAAACGCATTTTTGAGCCTGCGGGTATGAAAAACGCTTCCCTCACTTACCGCGAAATACTGCAAACCAAAGACAAAGCCTTCCCCCACGACAATTTGGGTGGGCGTATGGAGATTACTTCCAAATACTACAATACGACCGCTGCAGGAGGCATCAACGCCAGTATTGCCGACATGGGCAAATGGATGCAGGTGCTGCTGGGCAATCGCAACGACATCGTAACGGATGCTACCCTGGATCGGGTGTTTGCCCCGATCATCACCACGAGCAACGAGCGTCGGGTGTTTCCCCATTGGGCTCCGATGCGCGATGCGTATTATGCCCTGGGCTGGAGGGTACTCGATTGTGGTGCCGATTCCATCGTTTATCACGGTGGGTACGTAAACGGTTACCGCAGTGAACTCGCTTTTGACCGCAAGGAAAAAGTAGCCATTTGTATCCTCTTCAATTCACCAAGCCCCATTGCCAGTTCTTGTATACCGACTTTCTTCGACATGTACCGCTTTCAGTCCGACAACATCAAGGAGTGGGAAACCATCGGAAAGTTTAAATCCGCGTTGAGTTATCAAAGTAAATAGCAAATAATGTGTTTAAGCGGGGTCGAGAATAATCTTTGCCCCGCTTTTTTTATTTTTGCCCCAAATATCGTTACATGCACATCCGTTCCGCTACTTCTGCCGACTTAACCGGCATTACCCGTTTGTTTTTTGCCACCGTCAACAAAGTCAATTCCAAAGATTACAGTCCCGAACACATCCAGGCCTGGGCTGAAGCAGCCCTGGATCAGGAATACTGGCAAGCCAAGGTGTCCGAGTTGTATTTTTGGGTTGCCGAAAGCGAAGATGCTGAACTACTGGGATTCATTTCACTCACGCCAGAGGGTTACCTCGATCACATCTTTGTCCATGATCAGCATCAACACGAAGGCATTGCGCGTGCGTTATTGACCACGCTGGAAGCAAAAGCGCGCGAACTCAATTTGCAAAAAATTGACTCCGATGTCAGCATTACTGCCAAGCCTTTTTTTGACCAGCAAGACTACACCGTGGAAAAAGAAAACCGCAAAGAATGGAAGGGATTGGTGTTTGTGAATTATCGGATGAGTAAGGTGTTGTAAGGTTCTTGCTAAACTTTTATCTTATTTTTTGCCAAAGAAAGCCTTACTTTGTTACTCAAATTCCTCCACTCATGATTCAAGTTTTGCGCATTTTTTGCTTGATTGGCCTATTCGCCTTGAATTTCGCTTGCCAACCCACTCCAAAATACGACCTCGTCATCCGCAATGCGACCCTCTACGATGGTAGCGGCGACGCTCCCATCCAGGGTGACATCGCCATCAGCGGAGATACCATCGTGGCCATGGGCGAGATCCTAGAAAAAGGAAAAACCGAGGTAGACGCCAAAGGAATGGCAGTCAGCCCGGGTTTTGTCAACATGTTGAGTTGGGGAACCGAAAGCCTGCTGATCGACGGTCGTGGCTTAAGTGACCTCAAACAAGGCATCACCCTTGAAGTCATGGGCGAAGGCTGGTCGATGGGGCCCCTCAACGACCAAATGAAAAAAGAAGAACAAGCCGCCCAAGGCGACCTCAAATACGACATCAGCTGGAAAACCCTCGGTGAATACCTCCAAACCCTGGAGAAAAAAGGCGTGGCACCCAATGTAGCCTCTTTTTTAGGCGCTACCACCTTGCGCATCCACGAAATTGGTTACGACAACCGGGAACCCAGCAAACTGGAACTGGACAACATGAAACTCCTGGCCCGTCAGGCCATGGAAGAAGGTGCATTGGGCATTGGTTCGTCCATGATTTATGCGCCCGCTACCTATGCTTCTACCGAAGAATTAATTGCCCTATGCGAGATTGCCTCGGAATATGGCGGCATGTACATCACGCACATGCGCAGCGAGGGCAACAAATTGCTCGAAGCGGTAGATGAAGTATTGGTCATCTCCAAAGACGCCAGGATACCCGCTGAAATTTACCACCTCAAAGCCGGAGGCAAAAACAACTGGTCCAAAATGGATCGTGTAATTGCCAAGATTGACAGCGCCCAAAAAGCTGGGCTGAAAATCACTGCCAACATGTATACCTATGTTGCTGGTGCCACTGGACTGGATGCTGCCATGCCCACCTGGGCGCAGGAAGGCGGCTATACCGAGTGGGTCAAACGCCTGCAAGACCCCAGCACGCGCAAACGCATCATTGCCGAAATGAAAACCGATGCCCAGGATTGGGAAAATCTTTATTTCGCCGCCGGATCGGCAGACAAATTGCTTTTGGTGGGATTCAAAGCCGATTCCCTCAAAAAATTCACGGGTAAAACACTCGCTGAAGTCAGCAAAATACGCGGAAAAAGCCCCGAAGAAACCGCCTGTGACCTGGTGATCCAGGATGGCAGCCGGGTAGGTACCGTATACTTCCTCATGTCGGAAGACAACGTGAAAAAACAGATCAAACTCCCTTATGTTTCCTTTGGTTCGGATGCGGGTGCCTTGGCCAATGAAGGAGATTTTATCAAATCGAGTACCCACCCACGGGCTTATGGCAACTTCGCCCGCTTGTTGGGCAAATACGTGCGCGAAGAAAAAGTGATTTCTCTGCAAGAAGCCATTCGACGTTTGAGTTCGCTCCCTTGTGAAAACCTGAAAATCAAAAAAAGGGGCAAATTGGCGCCAGGGTATTTTGCCGACATCGTCGTGTTCGACCCACAAACCATTGCCGATAAGGCCACTTTTGATCAGCCACATCAGTACTCCGTAGGTGTCCAGCACGTTTTTGTCAATGGCATTCAGGTGCTGGCTGATGGTGAACCTACCGGGAAAGCGGCGGGAAGGTTTGTGAAAGGGCCGGGAGCAAAGTAAAACCCAAAGTGCTTATTAATGGCTTTTGGGCGCTTTTTAATAGGCTAAACTATCGATTATGCTTATCTTGCGCCCTGTTATGGTAAAGATTCCCTAAATGATCCTGGCTTACATTGTGCTTTGAGCCTGTTTAAACATGCTCTAAACCATGGAAAATGTTGATTAACTACAAATCCGTTTACGACAAAAATCTGTATTTTAATGAGAGATTTTGCACAAATTACCATTACTGATCCGATGGGCGCTCCACAGCCAAAGAACTTTCTGGATCGCTTTTGGGTAAGCTTGCTTAAGGATTCCAGGGATTTACCACTGATGCAACTTACCTTCAAAATCACGGTGACTTTGCTTCCCCTGACCGTATTGCTGTTCTTTACACAGGGTTGGGTATGGGCCTTGGTCTTTGTGGCCCATTTTTACCTCAATCACTTGTATTTCAAAGGGCCTTTTGGGTTGATGCTGCACTGTGCCATCCACCGTCCTTTGTTCAAAAAAGAATACGAGCCACTGAACAACTATTTGCCCTGGTGCCTGGCGCCTTTGTTTGGCCATACCCCCGAAACCTACCGGGCCCACCACATTGGTATGCACCATGCAGAGAACAACATGGAAACCGATGATAGCTCTACCCTGGAATTCCAACGCGACAGCTTGCGGGATTTTGGCAAATATGTAGGGCGTTTCATTTTGTATGGGGTGTACAACTTGTACCTCTACCACCGCGCTAAAAAACGCAAATTTTTCATGACCCGCATCCTGGCTGGTGAAATCGCGTTTTATACCATGGTGGTTGCGCTGTGTTTTGTCAATTTCACCGCTACGTTCTTTGCGTTTATTTTCCCACTCTTTGTGTTCCGCTTTGTAGCCATGATGGGCAATTGGTCGCAGCACTCCTTTGTAGATGCTGCAGATCCCAGCAATCACTATAAAAACAGTGCGACCTGTATCAACCACTTCTACAACCACAAATGTTGGAACGATGGCTACCACATCAGCCACCACATCTTTCCACACATGCACTGGACCGAGCACCCCAATCATCTGCTGCAAAACCAAAATGACTATGCCGCAAATAAAGCCTTGGTGTTTGAAGATCTGGATTTTTTACGGATTTTCATTCTGCTGATGCAAAAGAAATACGATGCACTGGCCGATCATGTGGTGAATTTTAATGGGACTTTTAAGTCAAAAGAGGAGATTGTCGAACTATTGAAGGCTCGGACAATGAAGATTGAGGCACCGGTAGCACCGGTAAAGCCAGTAGCAGTACCTGCATAGGCTATTTTTCCTGGCCGCCGACAACATGCGTTATCCCGAATTTTTAAAAGACCAAAGCGGATCAAAAAAGTAGCA includes these proteins:
- a CDS encoding MFS transporter is translated as MAQTKQDSAYDVLKIPDFRNYLLARALITFGINILGTTVGWQVYEITQDPFSLGLIGLAEFLPFLVVTLIGGYVADIFDRRTIMFTCVVLYAICAAGLYLLTHRYPQVFEWYGALPIFIIIGLTGLIRGFLSPAQTAFAAQLIPPQLYTNAATWNTMTWHLSSIGGPAVGGLLCAFSKNAWPSYAFTAVLASMGLWFILRIASKHVAKAEGEPTLPREGFLASVRTGLRFVFNNQVVLSSLALDMFAVLFGGAVALLPAFAKDVLDVGPEGFGALRAAPAVGAFIMAWVLAYRPPRENAGRWLLVAVAGYGICTILFAVSRSFWFSLLMLAGTGFFDNISMVIRSTIVQLFTPNEMRGRVSAVNSLFVGSSNELGAFESGLAAKLLGIVPSVIFGGSMTMLVVGVTWWKAPKLRDLDLS
- a CDS encoding DUF4249 domain-containing protein translates to MKWYSLFLVIVLGLGLCTCISPFTADVPEEVEGIVISASLTTLPGLQEVRILRASPFTNKAYNRPISKAQVWVVDNQGQRQEFSEIVNNLGWYQPVNRDYVGEVGKTYVLHILTTDNRKYESLPETVRDVPPIKKLYTEEVITDDPLLGPALTSFSVLLDVEDPASKGDYYRWSWLHFEPLSFCSAYDGLPYGSRTRTLVGLTCCELPCWDIERCFINCTNVMSDALINGKNLTRHPIVNIPYCPKDYYIEIQQRSISQSAFDYWRTVDQLSASNGSLFDNAPAAVRGNVKCISDPEEPVYGFFEVSDVHENGFFINRTQSTTKPAVASCDPIPQNANPLACEPCRESLFRTKIKPKYWTK
- a CDS encoding TonB-dependent receptor, with amino-acid sequence MSRKLLFLTILCFGGFIFSEIQAQVTGKAQNYTFYGTVIDSVSQEPIGGAAVFLLESRTGTYTDKKGFYGLSTPAGQFTLRVSYLGYKAKVIKLDISKNLILDIPMSVDAQFLEEVTVISSKPEENIRSTETGVAKLSIRSIRKIPAFMGEIDVVRSLQMLPGVSTVGEGSTGINIRGGSIDQNLVLMDDAPVFNSSHLFGFFSIFNPDAVRDVSLSRGGISAEYGGRTTAVLDVKLKDPDLEKSSFYGGVGLVSSRLGLEMPLIKDRLAVLISTRGSFNDFLFKLGPESIRGTVANFYDLTGKILFKPSEKTRLSYTSYYSFDAFKLPSDSLNTVNVNATSSTYKYRTYNQTLRFNWFVGTNASLTLAAIQSVYKANTSVPDSSIAFELNSGIRLRSLKARYVHSGEKNNLSFGLESNHYQIDPNQLLPGPFSNILPVNIASEFARESAAYLENEWKFSPRFSMLTGLRYSFFQRLGPDSVYLYAPEAVRRLENVEENQFFDRGEVAKSYSGFEPRVSLRYSLDDNTSLKASYNRMRQYVQLISNTTAALPTARWGTSDVNIQPQIADQVSVGIFKNLEENKWETSAELYYRKSQQFPDYRDLADLIFSSNLEQEIIQGKGRAYGLELMARKNTGFMTGWLTYTYARTQVKIDPKYELIHNYTGAWYPANYDKPHTFNLMVNYRTAINVTLSGNFTLSTGRPATYPIGSFVASGNTVPIFPNRNLQRIPNYHRLDLALIIEPNPSRARKWQGSWVISVYNLYSRNNAYSVYFDLNPRLQTNAYKLAVFGAAFPSITYNFKF
- a CDS encoding serine hydrolase domain-containing protein, yielding MRWSGKTLLALVAMLAVPYFWSKKEVSEVKRELKYLPENLENPHTRDLVNSFDQFFKSAMQGSRTPGAAVVIIKDTSILYMRGFGVKNARVGDSVDVNTVFRIGSLSKGFAGVLSGMLVEDGHFAWNDPVKKYYPDFRLSTQEHTDQATITNLLSHTTGMPYHTYSDLVEGGWTLRNISAKLHRVRPAAPVGKMYNYQNAVFSLIEEVIKSSTHQNYQDLVRKRIFEPAGMKNASLTYREILQTKDKAFPHDNLGGRMEITSKYYNTTAAGGINASIADMGKWMQVLLGNRNDIVTDATLDRVFAPIITTSNERRVFPHWAPMRDAYYALGWRVLDCGADSIVYHGGYVNGYRSELAFDRKEKVAICILFNSPSPIASSCIPTFFDMYRFQSDNIKEWETIGKFKSALSYQSK
- a CDS encoding GNAT family N-acetyltransferase; the encoded protein is MHIRSATSADLTGITRLFFATVNKVNSKDYSPEHIQAWAEAALDQEYWQAKVSELYFWVAESEDAELLGFISLTPEGYLDHIFVHDQHQHEGIARALLTTLEAKARELNLQKIDSDVSITAKPFFDQQDYTVEKENRKEWKGLVFVNYRMSKVL
- a CDS encoding N-acyl-D-amino-acid deacylase family protein gives rise to the protein MIQVLRIFCLIGLFALNFACQPTPKYDLVIRNATLYDGSGDAPIQGDIAISGDTIVAMGEILEKGKTEVDAKGMAVSPGFVNMLSWGTESLLIDGRGLSDLKQGITLEVMGEGWSMGPLNDQMKKEEQAAQGDLKYDISWKTLGEYLQTLEKKGVAPNVASFLGATTLRIHEIGYDNREPSKLELDNMKLLARQAMEEGALGIGSSMIYAPATYASTEELIALCEIASEYGGMYITHMRSEGNKLLEAVDEVLVISKDARIPAEIYHLKAGGKNNWSKMDRVIAKIDSAQKAGLKITANMYTYVAGATGLDAAMPTWAQEGGYTEWVKRLQDPSTRKRIIAEMKTDAQDWENLYFAAGSADKLLLVGFKADSLKKFTGKTLAEVSKIRGKSPEETACDLVIQDGSRVGTVYFLMSEDNVKKQIKLPYVSFGSDAGALANEGDFIKSSTHPRAYGNFARLLGKYVREEKVISLQEAIRRLSSLPCENLKIKKRGKLAPGYFADIVVFDPQTIADKATFDQPHQYSVGVQHVFVNGIQVLADGEPTGKAAGRFVKGPGAK
- a CDS encoding fatty acid desaturase family protein encodes the protein MRDFAQITITDPMGAPQPKNFLDRFWVSLLKDSRDLPLMQLTFKITVTLLPLTVLLFFTQGWVWALVFVAHFYLNHLYFKGPFGLMLHCAIHRPLFKKEYEPLNNYLPWCLAPLFGHTPETYRAHHIGMHHAENNMETDDSSTLEFQRDSLRDFGKYVGRFILYGVYNLYLYHRAKKRKFFMTRILAGEIAFYTMVVALCFVNFTATFFAFIFPLFVFRFVAMMGNWSQHSFVDAADPSNHYKNSATCINHFYNHKCWNDGYHISHHIFPHMHWTEHPNHLLQNQNDYAANKALVFEDLDFLRIFILLMQKKYDALADHVVNFNGTFKSKEEIVELLKARTMKIEAPVAPVKPVAVPA